A window of the Schlesneria paludicola DSM 18645 genome harbors these coding sequences:
- the metE gene encoding 5-methyltetrahydropteroyltriglutamate--homocysteine S-methyltransferase: MVRTHNLGFPRMGAGRELKFALEAYWKGESSLDDLRAVGANLRRLNWESQAQLDLVPVGDFSFYDQVLDMSFTLGNLPERVGGYRGDALDNYFRIARGRSAPTAAYGESQGVAAGEMTKWFDTNYHYIVPEFDSNTTFELDSSHLIQQIRQAKSLGVNVKPVIIGPVTYLALGKVKDDSDKLALLSRLLPVYQKLLEAIASEGLEWVQIDEAVLVTELEPNWTQAFETAYQSLAGTKIKLLLTTYFGKLLENLPMVAGLPVAGVHLDAVNARDEVDALIQMLPPDRVLSLGVINGRNIWKTDVNGLLDWLEPVATKLGDRLWIAPSCSLLHVPVDLDGETRLDSEIKSWFAFAKQKLEELRVVKAVLEGGRAAAKPHLDANQAATTSRRQSLRVNNPAVKSAVAKIDSQLGQRKSPFALRAKKQAEILNLPKYATTTIGSFPQTADIRRARNQFKAGKIDEAAYSSAMHDEIARCVREQESLGLDVFVHGEAERNDMVEYFGEQLDGYAFSEFGWVQSYGSRCVKPPILFGDISRPQPMTVKWIKYAQSLTKKPMKGMLTGPVTILNWSFVRDDQPRSTTCKQIALAIRNEVQDLEQAGVKIIQIDEAALREGLPLRRSQWQDYLGWAVESFRICANGAADETQIHTHMCYSDFNDIIEAIAHMDADVITIETSRSDMELLDVFETFKYPNQIGPGVYDIHSPNIPTEEHIIGLMQKAAERIPPERLWVNPDCGLKTRQWDEVIPALTNMVAAAKTLRSAE, translated from the coding sequence ATGGTCAGAACACACAATCTGGGCTTTCCTCGAATGGGAGCCGGCAGGGAGCTCAAGTTTGCCCTGGAAGCCTATTGGAAAGGCGAATCATCTCTTGATGATTTGAGGGCTGTCGGTGCGAACTTGCGTCGCTTGAACTGGGAATCTCAAGCGCAACTCGATCTGGTACCCGTCGGAGATTTTTCGTTCTACGACCAAGTGCTCGACATGAGTTTTACGTTGGGCAATCTTCCGGAACGAGTTGGCGGATACAGGGGTGACGCTCTCGACAACTACTTCCGAATTGCCCGCGGTCGCTCCGCCCCAACGGCCGCCTACGGCGAGAGTCAAGGCGTGGCTGCGGGCGAGATGACCAAATGGTTCGATACCAACTACCACTACATCGTCCCTGAATTTGACTCGAATACCACGTTCGAGCTGGATTCGTCTCATTTGATTCAGCAGATTCGCCAGGCCAAGTCATTGGGTGTCAACGTGAAGCCGGTCATCATTGGGCCCGTCACCTACCTCGCGTTGGGCAAGGTCAAAGATGACTCTGACAAATTGGCTCTCTTGTCGAGACTGTTACCTGTCTACCAAAAGCTGCTCGAAGCGATCGCCAGCGAAGGCCTCGAATGGGTTCAAATCGACGAGGCCGTTTTGGTGACCGAATTGGAACCAAACTGGACGCAGGCGTTCGAAACCGCATACCAGTCGTTGGCTGGCACCAAGATCAAGCTGCTATTGACGACCTATTTTGGAAAGCTGCTTGAGAATCTGCCGATGGTGGCGGGGCTTCCCGTTGCGGGCGTGCACCTCGATGCCGTCAATGCTCGCGACGAGGTTGATGCCCTGATTCAAATGCTACCGCCCGATCGCGTGCTGTCGCTGGGGGTCATCAACGGCCGCAATATCTGGAAGACAGATGTGAATGGACTGCTCGACTGGCTGGAGCCGGTGGCAACGAAACTTGGTGACCGGTTGTGGATTGCACCATCCTGTTCCCTCTTGCATGTGCCGGTCGACCTTGATGGCGAAACGAGGCTCGACAGCGAGATCAAATCGTGGTTCGCGTTCGCCAAACAGAAGCTCGAAGAACTGCGTGTCGTCAAGGCGGTATTGGAAGGGGGTCGCGCTGCGGCAAAGCCCCATTTGGATGCCAATCAAGCGGCCACGACGTCACGTCGTCAATCTCTTCGCGTCAATAATCCTGCGGTGAAATCCGCAGTTGCCAAGATTGACTCGCAATTGGGCCAACGCAAGAGCCCGTTTGCACTGCGGGCCAAGAAACAGGCCGAGATTCTTAACCTGCCGAAGTATGCCACCACGACGATCGGTTCGTTTCCTCAAACAGCAGACATTCGACGAGCGCGCAATCAGTTCAAGGCCGGAAAAATCGATGAGGCCGCCTATTCGTCGGCGATGCACGACGAGATCGCGCGTTGTGTGCGTGAGCAAGAATCATTGGGACTCGACGTCTTCGTCCATGGAGAAGCCGAACGAAACGACATGGTTGAATACTTTGGCGAGCAGCTTGACGGATACGCATTCAGCGAATTTGGCTGGGTGCAATCGTACGGTTCCCGCTGTGTCAAACCGCCAATCCTGTTTGGCGATATTAGCCGCCCGCAACCGATGACCGTCAAATGGATCAAGTATGCGCAATCGCTCACTAAGAAACCGATGAAAGGAATGCTGACGGGCCCTGTGACCATCTTGAACTGGTCGTTCGTTCGTGACGATCAGCCACGTTCGACCACGTGCAAGCAAATTGCCTTGGCGATCCGGAATGAAGTGCAAGATCTGGAGCAAGCCGGAGTGAAGATCATCCAGATCGATGAAGCCGCTCTTCGGGAAGGACTTCCACTGCGACGTTCCCAATGGCAAGACTATCTCGGTTGGGCGGTCGAGTCGTTCCGTATTTGCGCAAACGGCGCGGCGGACGAAACCCAGATCCACACTCATATGTGCTATTCGGATTTCAATGACATTATTGAAGCGATTGCTCACATGGACGCGGACGTGATCACGATCGAAACGTCTCGTTCCGACATGGAACTCTTGGATGTATTCGAAACCTTCAAGTATCCCAATCAGATTGGACCTGGAGTCTACGACATCCACTCACCGAATATTCCAACCGAAGAGCACATTATCGGTCTAATGCAAAAGGCCGCCGAACGGATTCCCCCTGAGCGATTGTGGGTCAACCCTGACTGCGGGTTGAAGACTCGTCAGTGGGACGAGGTCATCCCGGCACTGACCAACATGGTTGCCGCCGCGAAAACGCTTCGGTCAGCGGAGTAA
- a CDS encoding serine/threonine protein kinase yields the protein MNPPYLSKSSTQLVAEYWEDLRKRWAQGDFARAEEYLTPEFRANCTPDDAVDIVYAEYVLAEQYGGQPQELEFFLRFPEIEQQLRQQFTFHHAFENQSRGDPHALSINDETLRESVPFPRPFGRYILIAPLDEGGQSRVFRAVHPDLSQEIVLKIARRDGLASDSSRVSRSVEEARILASLSHPNLARVFDAGTIEGDAYLALEYVRGQTLSQWYAQRRPLPDDAAKIVATMAKALAEVHAAGVLHLDIKPNNIVLDTEGEPRLLDFGLSRQRTAWSRSDASDLGVSGTLEFMAPEQTNPVSDQVCPATDIFALGGVLYFLLTGKPLYTANTLAEAFERAYDCDWDRDALIASKASKQLVGICKKALAKSPADRFASATEFSNTLDGCIRRDSQRAHLKQWGARILLGIATVVFFAALLARTWQPLMPAPTKPIDLTVRVWNQDNFTNLAHAVPLRNGDELEVTATIPPQMGAVLMLVTSENRVRQLKAFPPSLELQQIRYPDETLVPMTGNPGTEFLLILAGREPFPTATEIESFCQKEDWPRLPDYSILRLTPEELITEQIGKDFGAPTHARNPESLVRKKLEALRQYMKQHCQTFEGIAFSHSR from the coding sequence GTGAACCCTCCGTACCTTTCGAAATCGTCGACGCAACTCGTCGCCGAATACTGGGAAGACTTGCGGAAACGTTGGGCTCAAGGCGATTTCGCGCGCGCTGAAGAGTATTTGACACCTGAATTTCGCGCGAATTGCACTCCAGACGACGCTGTCGACATTGTCTACGCCGAATACGTGCTCGCCGAACAGTATGGGGGCCAACCACAGGAATTGGAGTTTTTTCTTCGCTTTCCAGAAATTGAACAGCAACTTCGACAGCAATTCACTTTTCATCACGCGTTCGAAAATCAATCGCGGGGCGACCCTCATGCCCTGTCAATCAATGATGAGACACTTCGTGAATCGGTTCCATTTCCTCGCCCATTTGGCCGTTATATCCTCATCGCTCCGCTCGACGAGGGTGGACAGTCCAGAGTCTTCCGTGCCGTTCATCCAGATTTGAGCCAGGAAATTGTTCTGAAGATCGCCCGCCGCGACGGCCTCGCAAGTGACTCCTCTCGGGTTTCTCGATCCGTTGAGGAAGCTCGAATCCTGGCCTCATTGTCTCACCCGAATCTGGCCCGCGTCTTCGATGCGGGTACGATCGAGGGCGACGCCTACTTGGCGTTAGAATACGTTCGAGGTCAAACACTCAGCCAATGGTATGCACAGCGTCGCCCTCTGCCCGACGACGCCGCAAAGATCGTGGCAACCATGGCGAAAGCGTTGGCAGAGGTCCACGCTGCAGGAGTTCTGCATCTCGACATCAAGCCCAATAACATCGTGCTCGACACGGAAGGCGAACCGCGATTGCTGGATTTTGGCTTATCTCGCCAACGAACGGCGTGGAGCAGATCAGACGCGAGCGATCTTGGAGTCAGCGGCACACTAGAATTCATGGCTCCGGAACAAACAAATCCGGTGTCGGACCAGGTTTGCCCCGCAACAGATATCTTCGCCTTAGGAGGGGTGCTATATTTTTTGCTGACAGGGAAACCGCTCTACACGGCCAACACGCTCGCAGAGGCGTTTGAACGAGCGTATGACTGCGACTGGGACCGCGACGCTTTGATCGCCTCTAAGGCGTCGAAGCAGCTTGTCGGAATTTGTAAAAAAGCGTTGGCGAAATCACCTGCCGATCGGTTCGCATCCGCCACTGAGTTCTCAAATACGCTGGACGGGTGCATTCGCCGTGACTCGCAACGAGCACATCTCAAACAATGGGGAGCGAGGATTTTGCTGGGGATTGCGACGGTTGTATTCTTCGCCGCACTCTTGGCACGAACTTGGCAACCATTGATGCCTGCGCCGACCAAACCAATCGATCTCACCGTACGCGTCTGGAATCAGGACAATTTCACGAATCTGGCGCATGCGGTACCGCTTCGCAATGGCGATGAACTCGAAGTCACCGCAACCATCCCGCCCCAGATGGGCGCGGTCCTGATGCTGGTCACCAGTGAGAATCGTGTTCGACAGCTTAAAGCGTTTCCACCTTCACTCGAGTTGCAACAGATACGCTATCCCGATGAAACTCTTGTCCCAATGACGGGCAATCCCGGCACGGAATTCCTTCTGATCCTTGCGGGGCGAGAACCTTTTCCGACTGCGACCGAGATTGAATCATTTTGTCAGAAGGAGGATTGGCCCCGACTTCCTGACTACTCAATTTTACGGCTTACCCCTGAAGAACTCATCACCGAACAGATTGGGAAGGATTTCGGCGCGCCAACACACGCAAGAAATCCGGAAAGCCTTGTTCGAAAGAAATTAGAAGCTCTTAGGCAGTATATGAAACAACACTGTCAGACTTTTGAAGGAATCGCCTTCTCGCATTCGCGTTAA
- a CDS encoding RNA polymerase sigma factor, with protein MEFQTLLDRVKSGDQDAAASLVDNYEPLVRRFIRFRLTSPSLRRTFDSLDICQSVLSKFFVEISAGDLELNDPAQLRALLLTMARNKLYDRVRDAQADRRDVRRMEGTGDEALAQVAQPGESPSEVMAAKEILNLVQEQLSDDERYLIEQRMSGTPWEQLAAQLGASPEALRKRMTRAIDDAAKRIGFRENANDVKSTQLRSER; from the coding sequence ATGGAGTTTCAAACTCTGCTCGATCGCGTCAAATCTGGTGACCAGGATGCGGCAGCGTCATTAGTTGACAATTATGAGCCCCTTGTCCGCCGCTTTATCCGATTCCGACTCACGTCCCCTTCACTTCGACGAACTTTTGATTCTTTGGACATTTGTCAGTCCGTTCTCTCGAAATTTTTCGTTGAGATTTCGGCGGGTGATCTTGAACTGAATGATCCCGCGCAATTGAGAGCACTCTTGCTCACGATGGCGCGCAATAAGTTGTACGACCGAGTTCGAGATGCGCAGGCAGACCGACGTGATGTTCGACGGATGGAAGGCACAGGTGATGAAGCGCTGGCTCAGGTAGCCCAGCCAGGAGAGTCACCCAGTGAAGTGATGGCCGCAAAGGAAATCTTAAATCTGGTGCAAGAGCAACTTTCTGATGACGAGCGATACCTCATCGAACAGCGAATGAGTGGAACTCCGTGGGAGCAGTTGGCTGCTCAATTAGGGGCATCCCCCGAGGCGCTCCGTAAACGGATGACTCGCGCAATTGATGATGCCGCAAAACGGATCGGATTTCGCGAGAACGCAAATGACGTCAAATCCACACAACTTCGATCCGAGCGATGA